One part of the Bacteroidia bacterium genome encodes these proteins:
- the rpsG gene encoding 30S ribosomal protein S7 produces the protein MRKSRAKDRQLVPDPRYGDTQVTKFVNNLMLDGKKSTAFRIFYGAMDIVEEKTGESGVELFKAALNNIMPQVEVKSRRVGGATFQVPTEVKPKRKEGLGIRWLIRYSKSRNGKSMRDKLAAEILAAAKNEGAAVKKKEDTHRMAEANKAFSHFRF, from the coding sequence ATGAGAAAAAGTAGAGCAAAAGATCGTCAGTTGGTTCCGGATCCACGTTACGGAGATACTCAGGTAACCAAGTTTGTAAATAACCTGATGCTGGATGGCAAGAAGAGTACTGCTTTCCGCATCTTTTATGGTGCTATGGACATTGTTGAAGAGAAGACGGGAGAAAGTGGAGTTGAGTTGTTCAAAGCAGCACTTAATAATATCATGCCTCAGGTTGAGGTAAAAAGTCGTCGTGTTGGTGGTGCTACCTTTCAGGTTCCTACTGAAGTGAAGCCCAAGCGTAAAGAAGGTCTTGGAATTCGCTGGCTCATCCGCTATTCAAAATCTCGTAATGGTAAATCCATGAGAGATAAGTTAGCTGCTGAAATTCTGGCTGCTGCGAAAAATGAAGGAGCTGCTGTAAAGAAGAAAGAAGATACGCATAGAATGGCAGAGGCGAACAAAGCATTCTCGCATTTCAGATTTTAA
- the rpsL gene encoding 30S ribosomal protein S12, whose protein sequence is MPTIQQLVRKGRKVKAEKSKSPALDNCPQRRGVCLRVYTTTPKKPNSALRKVARVRLTNGKEVNAYIGGEGHNLQEHSIVLVRGGRVKDLPGVRYHVVRGALDTAGVEGRMQGRSKYGTRRPKK, encoded by the coding sequence ATGCCTACTATACAACAACTAGTACGAAAAGGCCGGAAGGTCAAAGCCGAGAAAAGTAAATCACCCGCTCTGGACAACTGTCCTCAGCGTCGTGGAGTATGTCTGAGAGTTTATACAACGACTCCCAAGAAGCCTAACTCTGCTCTAAGGAAAGTTGCAAGGGTGCGTCTTACCAACGGGAAGGAAGTAAACGCCTATATCGGAGGAGAAGGACACAACTTGCAGGAACACTCTATTGTATTGGTGCGTGGCGGTCGTGTAAAAGACTTGCCTGGTGTACGATATCACGTTGTACGCGGAGCCCTTGACACAGCTGGAGTTGAAGGAAGGATGCAGGGACGTTCAAAATATGGTACTCGTAGACCCAAAAAGTAA
- the rplC gene encoding 50S ribosomal protein L3, whose protein sequence is MAGIIGKKVGMTSVFDENRKNIACTLIYAEPNVVTQLKSEETDGYEAVQLGFDEAKEKNTSRAEMGHFRKAQTSPKRKVVEFDFSGSEIDLGLGDTVGVDLFEEGDFVDVVGISKGKGFQGVVKRHGFAGVGGRTHGQHNRERAPGSLGPGSTPSRVFKGMKMGGRMGGDRVKVQNLKVVKIIPEKNLIVVSGSIPGHKGAYVILEK, encoded by the coding sequence ATGGCAGGAATAATAGGAAAGAAAGTAGGGATGACCAGCGTTTTCGATGAAAATCGGAAAAATATCGCCTGTACGCTCATATATGCTGAACCCAATGTAGTTACTCAGCTTAAATCTGAGGAAACAGACGGATATGAAGCAGTTCAGCTAGGCTTTGACGAAGCGAAAGAAAAGAATACTTCCCGTGCAGAAATGGGACACTTTCGCAAAGCCCAAACTTCTCCTAAGCGCAAAGTTGTTGAGTTCGACTTCTCTGGATCAGAGATAGACCTTGGACTCGGTGATACAGTAGGTGTTGACCTTTTTGAAGAGGGAGACTTCGTTGATGTAGTCGGAATCTCTAAAGGAAAAGGTTTTCAGGGTGTCGTTAAGCGACATGGATTCGCAGGAGTTGGTGGCCGTACGCACGGTCAGCACAACAGAGAGCGTGCCCCAGGTTCTTTGGGACCAGGTTCTACTCCCTCTCGCGTTTTCAAAGGAATGAAAATGGGAGGCCGCATGGGTGGTGATCGTGTAAAAGTTCAAAACCTCAAGGTTGTTAAGATCATTCCTGAAAAGAATCTGATTGTAGTTTCCGGGTCTATCCCCGGCCATAAAGGAGCATACGTTATTCTAGAGAAGTAG
- the rplW gene encoding 50S ribosomal protein L23 produces MSILKKPIITEKTAAYTEKGLAKFGFRVHMNATKEQIRDEVERVYEVEVESVNTMVVRGKRRQRYTKKGFIKGKSPNYKKAIITLKEGNEIDFYKHI; encoded by the coding sequence ATGAGTATACTAAAGAAACCAATCATCACAGAAAAAACCGCTGCCTATACTGAGAAAGGCCTGGCCAAGTTTGGCTTCCGTGTGCATATGAATGCTACAAAGGAGCAGATCAGAGATGAGGTAGAGCGTGTTTATGAAGTGGAAGTGGAAAGTGTTAACACCATGGTCGTTCGTGGGAAGAGACGCCAGAGATATACCAAAAAAGGATTTATTAAAGGTAAATCTCCCAACTACAAGAAAGCGATCATCACATTGAAAGAAGGTAACGAAATAGATTTCTACAAGCATATCTAA
- the rpsJ gene encoding 30S ribosomal protein S10, giving the protein MTQKIRIKLKSYDHNLVDKSAERIVRTVKSTGAIVSGPIPLPTERTVVTVNRSPHVNKKSREQFEYSSYKRLIDIFSSSSKTVDVLMKLELPSGVDVEIKV; this is encoded by the coding sequence ATGACTCAGAAGATCAGAATCAAGCTTAAGTCTTACGATCACAACCTCGTAGATAAGTCTGCTGAGCGAATCGTGAGAACCGTAAAATCAACAGGTGCCATTGTGAGTGGTCCTATTCCACTCCCAACAGAGCGTACTGTTGTTACGGTAAACCGTTCTCCCCACGTGAATAAAAAATCCAGGGAGCAATTTGAGTATAGTTCTTACAAGCGTTTGATTGACATCTTCAGCTCAAGCTCCAAGACTGTTGACGTTCTGATGAAGTTGGAACTGCCCAGTGGAGTTGATGTTGAAATCAAAGTTTAA
- the recJ gene encoding single-stranded-DNA-specific exonuclease RecJ: protein MTQMQWLFRPGSPEEEVRTLAESLKTSQVFPLPIAQILLQRNISDFLAARSYFKPDLSEIHDPYLLCDMDKAVERILLARSNNEKILLFGDYDVDGTTAVTLLSLFFEKWGFDFDYYIPDRYGEGYGVSYKGIDYAEKIGARLIISLDCGIKAIEQVRYARLKELDFIICDHHKPGNELPEALAILDPMRSDCAYPYKYLTGCGVGFKLAQALHPKLQEAGYSCKGIDQSPLDLYGDLLTLSIACDIVPVTGENRSLAYHGLQKIRKNPLKGISAIMAQAKYEREWDISDLVFFIGPRVNAAGRLSHAKEAVEVLLGKNEALKSLAEQLQVSNEERKNMDRETTQEALEMISQDETYLKKSSTVLYHPEWHKGIIGIVASRLIEHHYRPTVMLTRSEEGTLVGSARSVAGFDLYQSLYACKEHILQFGGHAYAAGLSIREEDFPRFSAQFEEEVARTLTPEQKRPILYIDHMLEFPQITDRFIRLINRMAPFGPENEKPVFATRSVKVRHAKILKGEHVKFVLEKDRCMIEAIGFNLAAKWENMGTQFLHIAYQPIFNTWKNKTQINLRLKDIKHPDENI, encoded by the coding sequence ATGACCCAGATGCAGTGGCTCTTTCGTCCCGGCTCTCCAGAAGAAGAAGTCAGAACCCTTGCTGAAAGTTTAAAAACCAGCCAGGTATTTCCCCTACCAATCGCGCAAATTCTTCTTCAAAGAAATATAAGCGATTTTTTGGCAGCAAGATCTTATTTCAAGCCAGACTTGAGCGAAATTCATGATCCCTATCTGCTTTGCGATATGGATAAAGCAGTAGAGAGAATCCTCCTCGCCCGAAGCAATAACGAAAAAATATTGCTTTTTGGTGATTATGACGTAGATGGAACCACTGCCGTTACTTTATTGAGCCTCTTTTTCGAAAAATGGGGCTTTGATTTTGATTATTATATCCCGGATCGATATGGTGAAGGCTATGGAGTCTCTTATAAAGGGATAGATTATGCCGAAAAAATTGGAGCCCGTCTGATCATTAGCCTGGATTGTGGGATTAAAGCTATCGAACAGGTTCGCTATGCGAGACTGAAAGAACTGGATTTCATCATTTGTGACCACCATAAACCCGGGAACGAGCTGCCAGAAGCTCTCGCCATTCTGGATCCTATGCGCAGTGATTGTGCCTACCCCTACAAATACCTCACAGGATGCGGAGTGGGATTTAAACTGGCTCAGGCCCTTCATCCCAAACTTCAGGAAGCGGGATATAGCTGCAAAGGTATAGATCAGTCTCCACTCGACCTTTATGGCGACCTCCTGACGCTGAGTATTGCCTGCGATATTGTGCCTGTTACGGGAGAAAATCGCTCCCTGGCTTATCACGGTTTGCAAAAGATTAGAAAAAACCCGCTCAAAGGAATCTCTGCCATCATGGCCCAGGCTAAATATGAACGGGAATGGGATATCTCAGATTTGGTTTTCTTCATTGGCCCGAGGGTAAATGCAGCAGGCAGACTTTCTCATGCAAAAGAAGCAGTAGAAGTTTTGCTGGGAAAAAATGAAGCCCTCAAAAGTCTTGCGGAACAATTGCAGGTGTCCAATGAGGAGCGAAAAAACATGGACAGGGAAACCACTCAGGAAGCCCTGGAAATGATCTCACAGGACGAAACTTATCTCAAAAAATCCTCCACGGTTCTCTATCATCCCGAATGGCATAAAGGCATCATCGGAATTGTTGCTTCTCGTTTGATTGAACATCACTATCGACCTACAGTAATGCTTACTCGTTCAGAGGAAGGTACACTCGTAGGTTCTGCTCGTAGTGTAGCCGGTTTTGATTTGTACCAAAGTCTTTACGCATGTAAAGAGCATATTCTTCAGTTTGGAGGACATGCCTATGCTGCCGGTTTGAGCATTCGTGAAGAAGATTTTCCCCGCTTCTCAGCACAATTTGAAGAAGAAGTTGCCCGAACTCTTACACCCGAACAGAAAAGGCCCATTTTGTATATCGATCATATGCTCGAATTTCCCCAAATTACCGATCGCTTTATCCGATTGATCAATAGAATGGCACCTTTTGGACCAGAAAATGAAAAACCGGTCTTCGCCACACGATCCGTAAAAGTGAGGCATGCAAAAATCCTAAAAGGAGAGCATGTAAAATTTGTATTGGAAAAAGATCGTTGTATGATCGAAGCCATCGGTTTCAATCTCGCAGCTAAATGGGAAAACATGGGTACCCAATTTTTACACATAGCATATCAACCTATTTTCAATACTTGGAAAAATAAAACACAAATAAATCTACGACTAAAAGACATTAAGCATCCGGATGAAAATATCTAG
- the fusA gene encoding elongation factor G, which translates to MKKIPLKDTRNIGIVAHIDAGKTTTTERILFYTGISHKIGEVHDGAATMDWMEQEQERGITITSAATTTFWPYQGSDHRINIIDTPGHVDFTVEVERSLRVLDGVVALFSSVDGVEPQSETVWRQADKYNVPRIGFVNKMDRSGADFFEVVRQVKEMLGANPVPIQVPIGNEQDFKGVVDLVDNKAIVWNENDFGMTFEEVPIPDDLLDTVEEWRTHLIEAVAEYDESIMEKYFEDPDSISREEIMAAIRAATLDLTITPMMCGSAFKNKGVQAVLDAVCAYMPAPTDVADIVGTNPDTDEEVIRKADVNEPFTALAFKIMTDPHVGRLCFFRVYSGVLEGGSYILNNRTGNKERISRIMQMHANKRNQIDKVEAGDIAAGVGFKDIRTGDTLSIVGSPIELESMDFPDPVIRLAVEPKSQADEAKLSTGLAKLSEEDPTFKVSTDEETAQTIIAGMGELHLEIIVDRLRREFKVEINQGRPQVSYREAILSTVNHRETYKKQTGGRGKFADIQVEVGPTESGEGFEFENVIKGGAIPREFIPSVEKGFKNAMGDGVLAGFPLDGLKVKLYDGSFHDVDSDQLSFELAGRLAFKAATKAAKPILKEPIMAVEVVTPEEYMGSVVGDLNKRRGKIENMGDRGNSKVVKAKVPLSELFGYVTDLRTISSGRAASTMQFSHYEQAPSNIQEEVVEKAKGLTKV; encoded by the coding sequence ATGAAAAAGATACCCTTAAAAGATACCCGGAATATTGGAATCGTTGCTCACATCGATGCTGGTAAGACTACAACTACCGAGCGTATCCTTTTTTATACAGGGATTTCTCATAAAATTGGAGAAGTACACGATGGTGCTGCAACCATGGACTGGATGGAGCAGGAGCAAGAGCGTGGGATTACCATTACCTCTGCAGCTACCACGACTTTCTGGCCGTATCAAGGTTCAGATCACCGCATCAACATTATTGATACTCCCGGTCACGTTGACTTCACCGTAGAAGTTGAACGTTCGCTGAGGGTTCTGGATGGTGTTGTAGCCCTGTTTAGCTCCGTTGATGGAGTTGAGCCGCAATCAGAAACTGTTTGGCGTCAAGCTGATAAGTATAATGTGCCCCGAATCGGATTCGTAAATAAAATGGACCGCTCCGGGGCTGACTTTTTTGAAGTAGTTCGTCAGGTAAAAGAAATGTTGGGTGCGAATCCTGTGCCCATTCAAGTGCCTATCGGAAATGAGCAAGACTTCAAAGGAGTAGTTGACCTTGTAGATAATAAAGCGATCGTTTGGAATGAAAACGACTTCGGAATGACTTTCGAAGAAGTGCCGATTCCTGATGATTTGCTCGATACAGTAGAAGAGTGGAGAACTCACCTCATCGAAGCAGTAGCTGAGTATGATGAGTCTATCATGGAGAAATACTTCGAAGATCCTGATTCAATCTCTCGCGAAGAGATCATGGCCGCCATTCGTGCAGCTACTCTGGATCTTACGATCACTCCTATGATGTGTGGATCTGCCTTCAAAAATAAAGGTGTTCAGGCTGTACTTGATGCAGTTTGTGCTTATATGCCTGCTCCGACTGATGTTGCTGACATCGTTGGAACTAACCCTGATACTGACGAAGAAGTAATTCGTAAAGCGGATGTAAATGAGCCATTTACAGCACTCGCTTTCAAAATTATGACTGACCCTCACGTAGGTCGTCTGTGCTTCTTCCGTGTTTACTCTGGAGTACTGGAAGGTGGTTCTTATATTCTGAACAACCGTACGGGTAACAAAGAGCGTATCAGCCGTATCATGCAGATGCACGCTAACAAGCGTAATCAAATAGATAAAGTAGAAGCTGGAGATATCGCAGCGGGTGTTGGATTCAAAGACATTCGTACAGGTGATACCCTTTCTATCGTTGGTTCTCCGATCGAATTGGAGTCTATGGACTTCCCTGATCCGGTAATCAGACTGGCTGTTGAGCCTAAGTCTCAAGCTGACGAAGCAAAGCTTTCTACTGGACTCGCTAAGCTTTCAGAAGAGGATCCTACTTTCAAGGTTTCTACAGACGAAGAAACTGCCCAAACCATCATCGCTGGTATGGGTGAGCTTCACCTCGAAATTATCGTTGACCGTCTGAGAAGAGAGTTCAAGGTTGAAATTAACCAGGGACGTCCTCAGGTATCTTATCGTGAAGCGATTCTTTCTACAGTTAACCACAGAGAGACTTATAAGAAGCAGACGGGTGGTCGTGGTAAATTCGCTGATATCCAGGTTGAAGTTGGACCTACAGAAAGTGGAGAAGGATTTGAATTTGAAAACGTGATCAAAGGGGGAGCAATTCCAAGAGAATTTATTCCTTCTGTTGAGAAAGGTTTCAAAAATGCAATGGGAGATGGGGTTTTGGCTGGATTCCCACTGGATGGATTGAAAGTGAAGCTATATGATGGAAGTTTCCACGATGTGGACTCCGATCAACTTTCTTTCGAATTAGCAGGGCGTTTGGCCTTTAAAGCTGCAACAAAAGCTGCTAAGCCGATTTTGAAAGAGCCTATCATGGCTGTAGAAGTTGTTACTCCCGAAGAATATATGGGATCTGTAGTAGGAGACTTGAATAAGCGTAGAGGAAAGATCGAAAATATGGGAGACAGAGGAAACTCTAAAGTTGTAAAAGCTAAAGTGCCTCTCTCTGAACTCTTCGGATATGTAACTGACCTGCGTACCATTTCTTCCGGACGCGCGGCTTCGACTATGCAGTTCTCTCATTATGAGCAGGCTCCTAGCAACATCCAGGAAGAAGTAGTAGAAAAAGCAAAAGGATTGACCAAAGTATAG
- the rplD gene encoding 50S ribosomal protein L4 yields MEAIVYKIDGGKTSRKVELSDSIFGLETPNDHAIYQDVRLIQANRRQGTHKSKERGEIAGTKKKPYRQKGTGNARAGSRKSPLWRHGGRVFGPKPRDYGFGLNKKVKTIARKSALTYKAREEQVKVVENFGFDAPKTKEFINILNGFELNGKKVLMVLADDDKNIYLSGRNIPKAEVCTASELNTYDILNAETLILTEGAVKVINERLAN; encoded by the coding sequence ATGGAAGCAATAGTATATAAAATCGACGGTGGTAAGACCTCCAGGAAAGTAGAGCTTTCTGATTCAATTTTCGGATTGGAAACGCCGAACGATCATGCGATCTACCAGGATGTAAGACTTATCCAGGCAAATCGTCGTCAGGGAACGCATAAATCCAAGGAAAGAGGAGAAATTGCGGGTACAAAGAAGAAGCCTTACCGCCAGAAGGGAACAGGTAATGCACGTGCAGGAAGTCGTAAATCTCCATTGTGGAGACATGGTGGACGCGTTTTTGGACCAAAACCTCGCGACTATGGATTCGGCCTGAATAAAAAGGTGAAAACCATCGCTCGTAAAAGTGCCTTGACCTATAAAGCTCGCGAAGAGCAGGTTAAAGTTGTTGAAAACTTCGGTTTCGACGCACCTAAAACAAAAGAGTTCATCAATATTCTCAACGGTTTTGAACTGAATGGTAAAAAAGTGTTGATGGTATTGGCTGATGATGATAAAAACATCTACCTCTCAGGAAGAAATATTCCTAAGGCTGAAGTTTGTACTGCATCTGAACTCAATACCTATGACATCCTCAATGCAGAGACATTGATTCTTACTGAGGGTGCTGTTAAAGTGATAAACGAAAGATTAGCCAACTAA
- a CDS encoding gliding motility-associated C-terminal domain-containing protein, with product MEIKKIILILACFGLCLSSQAKHLVGGDMEYTCLGKDQQGFNLYQITLNVYRDCQPTIDFPTNTPFDPEIAIQIYNALNNSLETEIIIALTDTLVLPLTGSDSCVAPPANLCYARGTYTTTIRLRDNTSGYELVWGRCCRNETIQNILQPGEFGMAINTRIPNTALCNSSPSFTNQLPTYICRSDLFSFDHSATDADGDELTYDIVTPFTAGSQMDPVPVVPPPPFLPIAWLPGYGLSNVMDGSPALRVDQQTGVLTVSPQNLGQYVFSLRVTERRNGQVIGVIRRDIQVNVIDCPINFPPNIQLPDTDLISGDTLFFERDQESCFSFIVSDQNGPGIGSDSISFRFDGPHLALPDPGDIQVQSIGIDSLLVQFCWAPGCDFIDFPLNSLIFEVEDQNDCPAPNRIRDTIYFQTIAPELIMPEFNCVQVIDNQTIQLDWVGLTADQQNGFSYFSISRDDGAGFVEIAQIANPIANSFVDISANNADQLNYCYQLEIFYECPNLESGPPSLTFCSEPATGAGICAVSASNGAIEISWRENLGSSFRAYRVYKVVNGNSQLVEEIFDPMVTTWIDTEAIDAAESYCYELGLLSACDQEVLTGQHCSIPLEATDDELEITINWGDYAGWVDGISNYVIWRRTADSDTILGNLAPGLNLEWIDRDISLEQGGLYCYRIQAIPENQDSCRSEAWSLEQCISFEPSVFAANAFTPNGDGINDLFEIKGSFFSRFQLRIYNRWGNEIFVTDNIDQAWDGTNSGRPAPEGVYVYMVEYEDFSGNVFQSSGSITLIR from the coding sequence ATGGAAATAAAAAAGATCATACTCATTCTCGCATGCTTTGGTCTGTGCCTAAGTAGCCAGGCGAAGCATTTGGTAGGCGGAGATATGGAATATACCTGTCTGGGCAAAGATCAACAGGGCTTTAACCTCTATCAGATCACCCTGAATGTTTACCGAGATTGCCAACCTACTATCGACTTTCCTACTAATACTCCATTTGACCCCGAAATAGCCATCCAGATATACAACGCACTTAATAATTCTTTAGAAACCGAGATAATTATTGCCTTGACCGATACCCTTGTACTACCTCTGACTGGTAGTGATAGCTGTGTTGCGCCTCCTGCAAATTTGTGTTATGCACGGGGAACATATACGACCACTATCCGCCTTAGAGATAATACATCGGGCTATGAATTGGTATGGGGAAGGTGTTGTCGAAATGAAACCATCCAAAATATTTTACAGCCTGGAGAGTTTGGGATGGCGATAAATACCCGTATTCCCAATACGGCTTTATGCAATAGTTCTCCCAGTTTTACCAATCAGCTGCCTACTTATATCTGTCGAAGTGATCTCTTTTCCTTTGATCATAGTGCGACGGATGCGGATGGAGATGAATTGACCTATGATATTGTTACTCCGTTTACCGCAGGCTCTCAGATGGATCCGGTACCGGTTGTGCCTCCTCCTCCCTTTCTCCCCATTGCCTGGCTGCCAGGATATGGATTGAGCAATGTGATGGATGGAAGTCCAGCTTTGAGAGTAGACCAACAAACAGGAGTTCTAACCGTTAGTCCTCAGAATCTGGGGCAGTATGTATTTTCTCTTCGGGTAACTGAAAGAAGGAATGGGCAAGTAATAGGAGTGATTAGAAGGGATATTCAGGTGAATGTGATCGATTGTCCAATCAACTTTCCGCCGAACATTCAACTTCCTGATACGGATTTGATCAGTGGGGACACTCTCTTTTTTGAGCGCGATCAGGAAAGTTGTTTCTCTTTCATTGTTTCGGATCAAAATGGACCGGGTATAGGGAGTGATTCGATTAGTTTTCGTTTCGATGGCCCTCATCTGGCTTTGCCTGATCCCGGGGATATACAAGTACAAAGTATAGGGATAGATTCCCTCCTGGTTCAGTTTTGCTGGGCACCCGGCTGTGATTTTATCGACTTTCCCCTAAACTCCCTCATTTTTGAAGTAGAGGATCAGAATGATTGTCCGGCGCCTAACCGGATTCGGGATACGATTTATTTTCAGACGATTGCACCTGAATTAATCATGCCGGAATTTAACTGCGTTCAGGTCATCGATAATCAAACCATACAATTGGATTGGGTGGGCTTGACGGCAGATCAGCAAAATGGATTTTCCTATTTCTCTATTTCACGAGATGATGGGGCGGGATTTGTAGAAATTGCTCAGATCGCCAATCCCATAGCCAATAGTTTTGTCGATATATCGGCCAATAATGCTGACCAGCTAAACTATTGTTATCAGCTGGAAATTTTCTATGAATGCCCAAACCTTGAAAGTGGACCGCCGAGTTTGACCTTTTGTTCTGAACCGGCTACGGGAGCAGGTATTTGTGCTGTCTCAGCTTCGAATGGAGCTATAGAGATTAGCTGGAGAGAAAATTTGGGAAGTAGTTTTCGAGCCTATCGTGTGTATAAAGTTGTGAATGGCAATTCCCAATTGGTAGAGGAAATCTTTGATCCCATGGTGACCACTTGGATAGATACAGAAGCCATTGATGCGGCAGAATCCTATTGTTATGAACTGGGTTTGCTTTCGGCTTGTGATCAGGAGGTCCTGACGGGCCAGCATTGTAGTATTCCCCTGGAAGCAACTGATGATGAACTCGAGATTACGATTAATTGGGGGGACTATGCAGGATGGGTTGACGGCATTTCCAATTACGTGATTTGGCGGAGGACCGCTGATTCGGATACGATACTTGGTAACCTGGCTCCCGGCTTGAATCTGGAGTGGATAGACCGCGATATTTCTTTAGAGCAAGGAGGGCTTTACTGCTATCGGATACAGGCGATTCCTGAGAATCAGGATAGCTGTCGAAGCGAAGCCTGGTCTTTGGAACAATGTATCAGTTTCGAACCTAGTGTTTTCGCAGCCAATGCCTTTACCCCCAATGGAGATGGCATCAATGACCTCTTTGAAATTAAGGGGAGCTTTTTCAGCCGTTTTCAGTTGCGAATTTATAATCGATGGGGCAATGAAATCTTTGTAACGGATAATATCGATCAGGCTTGGGATGGAACCAATAGTGGCCGGCCCGCTCCAGAAGGTGTTTATGTATATATGGTCGAATATGAAGATTTTAGTGGGAATGTCTTTCAGAGTTCAGGTTCGATTACCCTGATTCGCTAG
- a CDS encoding glutamate synthase-related protein, giving the protein MDFYKAFEKMFQAEQVAVFAELPEKEPQYALVAETDLVVIRYGEDVSVLYGRCLHRGALLSDGRIEGDNLICGLHNWDYRFDTGVSAYNPAEILEKFPAAIKDGKVYIDKADVIAFEEKVPSRFNRDEYLGLYADTHMEDTEPYTLFIKELAQNGLKNFGHHGPTAAMGVDRNTLPKWDNIQILPAQLAQRPLLDEEGVGTKVVIGPRAKKPLELDIPLFVSDMSFGSLSREAKIALSKGAEMSGTGICSGEGGMLPDEQANNSKYFYELASAKFGFSWEKVAKSQAFHFKGGQGAKVGTGGHLPGNKVTPDISAVRDIPVGTSAISPATFTDMNSMQDFIDFAAEVRKVSGGIPVGYKLAASRIEADIDFALEAGADYIILDGRGGGTGAAPTILRDHICVPTIVALARARKHLDKRRAKDISLVITGGLRVAQDFAKALAMGADAIAVSNSALQAIGCLGMRACNSNNCPVGVATQKDHLRARFEIDKSAQQLKNFFSATTDLMKVLARACGHDHLSKFTQQDLSTFDYDMHRLTGIQYAGVNPI; this is encoded by the coding sequence ATGGATTTCTATAAAGCTTTTGAAAAGATGTTCCAGGCTGAGCAAGTTGCGGTCTTTGCTGAACTCCCGGAAAAGGAACCTCAATATGCCTTGGTTGCAGAAACGGATCTGGTCGTCATTCGCTATGGTGAAGATGTTTCTGTACTCTATGGAAGATGCCTGCATAGAGGAGCCTTGCTCAGTGATGGAAGGATAGAAGGAGACAATTTGATCTGTGGCCTCCACAATTGGGACTATAGATTTGATACAGGTGTAAGTGCCTACAATCCCGCTGAAATTCTGGAAAAATTTCCAGCTGCCATCAAAGACGGGAAAGTCTATATAGATAAAGCAGATGTAATCGCTTTCGAAGAAAAGGTTCCTTCTCGTTTCAACAGAGATGAATACCTCGGTCTATATGCCGATACCCACATGGAAGATACTGAGCCCTATACCTTATTTATAAAAGAGTTGGCTCAAAATGGCCTCAAGAACTTTGGGCATCATGGTCCAACAGCTGCCATGGGCGTAGATCGCAATACCCTCCCAAAATGGGATAATATTCAGATTCTTCCTGCTCAGCTGGCACAAAGACCTTTATTGGATGAAGAGGGTGTAGGGACGAAAGTTGTGATTGGCCCCAGAGCGAAAAAGCCCCTGGAACTGGATATCCCACTTTTCGTTTCGGATATGTCTTTTGGGTCTCTTTCCCGGGAAGCGAAAATAGCTTTGTCAAAAGGAGCTGAAATGTCAGGTACCGGGATTTGTTCGGGTGAGGGGGGAATGCTGCCGGATGAGCAAGCCAATAATAGTAAATACTTTTATGAATTGGCCTCGGCAAAATTTGGATTTAGCTGGGAAAAGGTAGCTAAATCTCAAGCCTTCCATTTCAAAGGAGGACAGGGTGCAAAAGTTGGTACAGGAGGGCACCTACCCGGCAATAAAGTTACGCCTGATATATCTGCCGTTAGGGATATTCCAGTAGGAACCTCGGCCATTAGCCCGGCCACTTTTACCGATATGAATAGCATGCAGGATTTCATCGATTTTGCTGCAGAAGTACGAAAAGTAAGTGGGGGAATACCCGTAGGCTACAAACTCGCAGCAAGCCGGATCGAAGCAGATATAGATTTTGCCCTTGAGGCAGGTGCCGATTATATCATTCTGGATGGCAGAGGCGGAGGTACAGGAGCAGCTCCGACCATCCTGAGAGATCACATTTGTGTCCCTACTATTGTCGCTCTGGCAAGAGCAAGAAAACATTTGGATAAAAGAAGAGCGAAAGATATCAGCCTCGTAATCACAGGGGGCCTGAGAGTGGCCCAGGACTTTGCCAAAGCCCTTGCTATGGGAGCAGATGCCATAGCTGTTTCCAATTCGGCTCTACAAGCCATCGGCTGCCTCGGTATGCGTGCCTGTAACAGCAATAACTGCCCGGTAGGAGTTGCTACTCAAAAAGATCATCTTCGCGCCCGTTTCGAGATTGACAAATCCGCCCAACAACTCAAAAACTTCTTCAGCGCCACCACAGACCTCATGAAGGTTCTCGCAAGAGCCTGCGGCCATGATCACCTGAGCAAATTTACCCAACAAGACCTGAGCACCTTTGATTATGATATGCACCGATTGACGGGTATACAGTATGCAGGGGTGAATCCGATTTAA